AGGCTCCGGGTGCCCTGAGCCGAGCGCCTTCCCGGCACGCCGGCGCGGTCCGCTGTGCGGGCTGCCGTCCTCGCCGCCGCCGTCAACGAGTGGTTGTGCGGTACTGGTCCGACGACAACTCGAACACGCGTACTCGCCGACCGCAGGTGGGATTGACGGTCTCACGGACCGGGCGCATCCCCAGTTTGTCCGCGATCCGTTCGGAGGCGTCGTTGCCCACTTGAACGATACTGACGATCCGCTCCAGCCCTCGCTCCTCGAATCCGAACCTCACAGCGGCGGCAGCGGCCTCGGTGGCCAGGCCCTGCCCCCAGTGGGAACGTCCCAGCCGCCAGCCGACCTCGACCGCCGGCAGCAGTTCCGGCAGGAAGCCGGGCACCGACAGGCCGGTGAACCCGGCCAGCTCGCCTGTGGACCGGATCTCCACGGCGAAGAGGCCGAAGCCCTGTGCCTCCCACTCGCTCTCCCATGCCCGGACTTTGCTGCGGGTCTGCTGTTCGTCAAGGACGCTGCCGTCGCGGATCCATCGCATGACCTCGGGGTCGGCATGGACGGCGGCCATGGGCGCAATGTCTTCCTCGCGCCAGCGGCGCAGGATCAAACGGGGAGTCTCCAGCGTGACCATCCGATCATTCTGGATCAGCAAGAGGCGCTCCGCCATCCTCACCAGCCACGTCCGGTACACGCCCTCGGACTTGACTTTCCCTTTCGGCGACGCACTCTGACGTGTCGTCAACGCCGCCCGGCGTGACGGCCCGCGAGCCGGCCTCAGCCGTCTCGACTGCTTCGCCCCGCCCCATTGTGTTGGGCCTTGTGTCCCTTTACTGTTCGACTT
This genomic interval from Streptomyces sp. NBC_00557 contains the following:
- a CDS encoding GNAT family N-acetyltransferase, which translates into the protein MVTLETPRLILRRWREEDIAPMAAVHADPEVMRWIRDGSVLDEQQTRSKVRAWESEWEAQGFGLFAVEIRSTGELAGFTGLSVPGFLPELLPAVEVGWRLGRSHWGQGLATEAAAAAVRFGFEERGLERIVSIVQVGNDASERIADKLGMRPVRETVNPTCGRRVRVFELSSDQYRTTTR